In Littorina saxatilis isolate snail1 linkage group LG8, US_GU_Lsax_2.0, whole genome shotgun sequence, a single genomic region encodes these proteins:
- the LOC138972598 gene encoding type I iodothyronine deiodinase-like has protein sequence MRELGATVQDVIRQTWVILQVARMAIGRYLMVIFPSMAKKRQETVARVLEDTPFKESDFEQSFMSWTFLKRYYMACTITSYCVTKLHDLAPDCDLVTLTGGKQRMLCNMKAGRPLVLNFGSCTUPPFMAKLREFNRVVVDFASMADFCLVYVQEAHATDGWSMKNNYNIRYHRTLEERLSAAQILADSKPPCPVLVDNMADEVNKKYGVVSERLYIILNGRVVYKGRYGPAEYSVAEVAQWLEAYKQSVDKQLH, from the exons ATGAGGGAGCTTGGGGCCACAGTACAAGATGTCATACGTCAGACATGGGTCATTCTTCAAGTCGCCAGGATGGCCATTGGCAGATACCTGATGGTCATCTTCCCATCAATGGCCAAAAAGAGACAAGAAACGGTCGCCAGAGTTCTGGAGGATACACCGTTTAAAGAATCGGACTTCGAGCAGTCATTTATGAG CTGGACTTTCCTGAAGCGATATTACATGGCATGCACCATCACCTCATACTGCGTCACCAAGCTGCATGACCTTGCCCCTGACTGTGACCTTGTCACATTGACAGGGGGCAAGCAGCGGATGCTTTGCAACATGAAAGCGGGGCGCCCTCTG GTGTTGAACTTCGGGAGCTGCACCTGACCCCCGTTCATGGCCAAGCTGCGCGAGTTCAACCGTGTGGTTGTGGACTTTGCAAGCATGGCCGACTTCTGTCTCGTGTACGTCCAGGAGGCTCACGCCACTGACGGCTGGAGCATGAAGAACAACTACAATATTCG GTATCACCGAACACTAGAAGAGAGACTGTCAGCGGCCCAAATCCTGGCCGACAGCAAGCCGCCCTGTCCCGTGCTGGTGGACAACATGGCGGACGAGGTCAACAAGAAATACGGCGTGGTCAGCGAGCGGCTCTACATCATCCTTAACGGCCGGGTCGTCTACAAGGGACGATACGGCCCCGCAGAGTACAGCGTTGCTGAGGTGGCACAGTGGTTAGAGGCCTACAAGCAGTCGGTGGACAAGCAATTGCATTAA